In a single window of the Rhopalosiphum padi isolate XX-2018 chromosome 1, ASM2088224v1, whole genome shotgun sequence genome:
- the LOC132922378 gene encoding regulator of G-protein signaling 7-like produces MLRFIKKPLISLFKIIKRWITRQSASNDDFSISFTIGFLDNGLSIDSLMKLQDITLDEIFPNPMVKKLKIEYVEMLNHIINIKVSDLINRMNNKVELIPLNTIIKSAKLLFPRIQMKGSSLIMWFVNTMDFNPDEAQYMASLLSSHIVVFTIVNHYLTLLNVGCFYRKRSSSSQITYKTHLNDHDYAIYLCKREIEDNLNGDLLNFKVKKFAKAKVDFKNWEFEFQLADDQPKTYNNNPNDKTQKRELQEFQLQ; encoded by the exons ATGCTCCGTTTTATCAAGAAGCCACTGATTTCcctttttaaaatcataaaaagatg GATTACTAGACAGTCTGCTAGTAATGACGATTTTTCCATCTCGTTTACCATCGGTTTTCTAGATAATGGTTTGTCCATCGATTCGCTCATGAAATTGCAAGATATTACACTTGATGAAATATTTCCAAACCCGATGGTTAAGAAATTGAAGATAGAATATGTTGAAATGCTGAACCATATCATTAACATAAAA GTGAGTGACCTTATAAATCGCATGAACAACAAGGTTGAACTTATCCCTTTGAATACGATTATAAAAAGTGCAAAACTGTTATTTCCACGCATACAGATGAAAG ggAGCAGTTTGATAATGTGGTTTGTAAACACAATGGACTTTAATCCGG atgaAGCACAGTACATGGCAAGTTTATTATCATCACACATCGTCGTGTTCACAATTGTTAATCATTATCTGACTTTGTTGAACGTTGGTTGCTTTTATCGTAAAAGA tCTTCAAGCTcacaaataacttataaaactcaTTTGAATGATCATGATTATg ctATATACTTGTGTAAAAGAGAAATTGAAGACAATTTAAATGGAGATTTGCTTAACTTTAAAGTGAAAAAGTTCGCAAAAGCCAAAGTGGATTTTAAGAATTGGGAATTTGAGTTTCAACTAGCAGATGATCAGccaaaaacatacaataataat cCAAATGACAAAACACAAAAAAGAGAATTACAAGAATTTCAACTACAATGA
- the LOC132931736 gene encoding protein maelstrom 1-like → MATKKNAFSIFLADYRNEEINKGNKPSSFQQLSNKLAPIWNSMTDEEKNKYKVLARKNNSNQDNEKPLTKMSDLRNNSNDFLNMQKYLTKMFEFILNDKELFEKKFILLHINCHTHNGEQYYFPAEIAAVEFNLINGVSRTYHKIIGISKIYPRGFAGGMREYSDLFHQICCWHDHPDDYQNILLEFLTFLKDGQIDPTDFQEGTLDLPYLFTAETEIGMDIMKAKSSLERLYSTVFPKDDAKHYKPIFKIGSINQLLLEIKKKMNLHLDPQNIRPGMSVQDILESDMFGHGLGCMYHEMRDIAFKCSKARVIQWMSNICKHISTYTSLQIVPGRHIAAQLKDGSKMIIENANLPFTKQDLKLIDINTSKDDIILSNCIKSSILAQTQQDSSSSDEENDLY, encoded by the exons ATGGCTACCAAGAAAAATGCATTTTCTATTTTCTTGGCTGATTATAGAAATGAAGAAATTAATAAAGGAAATAAACCTTCTAGTTTTCaacaattaagtaataaattagcACCGATATGGAAT tctatgactgatgaagaaaaaaataaatataaagttcttgctcgtaaaaataattcaaaccaAGATAATGAAAAGCCGCTTACAAAAATGAGTGATCTACGTAATAATAGCAATGATTTTTTGAATATGCAGAAGTATTTGACCAAGATGTTTGAATTTATTCTAAATGATAAGG aattatttgaaaagaaatttattttattgcatattaattGTCATACCCATAACggagaacaatattattttcctgCTGAAATAGCAGCagtagaatttaatttaataaatggtgTTTCTCgtacatatcataaaattattggtattt ctAAAATTTACCCAAGAGGTTTTGCTGGAGGTATGAGAGAATATTCTGATCTATTTCATCAAATTTGTTGTTGGCATGACCATCCGGatgattatcaaaatatattattggaatttttaacatttttaaag GATGGACAAATCGACCCTACTGATTTTCAAGAAGGCACATTGGACTTACCATATTTATTCACTGCAGAGACAGAAATCGGCATGGATATAATGAAAGCTAAAAGTAGTTTGGAAAGACTTTACTCTACGGTTTTTCCAaaag atGATGCTAAACATTATAAGCCTATATTCAAAATAGGaagtattaatcaattattgttggaaatcaaaaaaaaaatgaatttacacTTGGATCCACAAAATATAAGACCAGGAATGTCAGTTCAAGACATATTAGAATCTGATATGTTTGGACATGGTCTCGGCTGTATG taccaTGAAATGAGAGATATTGCATTCAAATGTTCCAAAGCCCGTGTTATTCAGTGGATGTCTAATATTTGCAAgcatataagtacatatactaGTTTACAGATTGTACCTGGCAGACACATAGCAGCTCAATTAAAAGATGGCTCAAAAATG attattgAAAATGCAAATTTACCATTCACCAAACAAGATcttaaattaatagatataaatacttcaaaggatgatattatattgtctaaCTGTATCAAATCATCAATTCTTGCACAAACACaacaa gattcTAGCTCAAGTGACGAAGAAAATGATCTATATTGA